The Medicago truncatula cultivar Jemalong A17 chromosome 4, MtrunA17r5.0-ANR, whole genome shotgun sequence genome includes a region encoding these proteins:
- the LOC25481165 gene encoding uncharacterized protein, protein MTQKSKLFKGQTKKKSIPANRHGKVPQTRKGKRFVKPTKVTKDMDADREVSKFINHCNEVKAATVATKDGGYLSIVKTAPESASGADK, encoded by the exons ATGACGCAGAAATCGAAACTTTTCAAGGGCCAAACTAAGAAGAAATCGATTCCTGCTAATCGTCATGGCAAAGTACCTCAAACTCGCAAAG GGAAGAGATTTGTGAAGCCAACGAAAGTTACAAAGGATATGGATGCTGATCGT GAAGTGAGCAAATTCATTAACCATTGCAATGAAGTTAAAGCAGCGACTGTAGCTACAAAGGACGGTGGTTATCTAAGCATTGTTAAGACAGCACCAGAGTCTGCAAGTGGTGCAGATAAATAG